The Buteo buteo chromosome 23, bButBut1.hap1.1, whole genome shotgun sequence genome includes a window with the following:
- the CIZ1 gene encoding cip1-interacting zinc finger protein isoform X1, which translates to MFNQQQFQQQLLQLQHLLQQQQQQHHHPPAQQGGRGLPPPQQQQMLSLRATNQPSLLNANPMLQRALLMQQMQGNLRGFNMTAPALQQFFPQATRHSLLGPPPVGVSLKPTRLGFPSLPFQRQNRTFRKDFQRVPDRKRELDPGSSSQTQGDEKMEIPEVVQAGSEQNNSSPSTEPRTPTESVLNIEPAAKRLKSVTEESALEDATDSKEVGESSTCVQADGPDNAKEYTAEDLSKERKFSEEPKAPEVLSSGGSLKVTIQQSSESRAISTTALKPGHWTCEVGTADPNPESVLKFYCYICKTNCCSQQNFQSHMAGIQHQQRLGEIQHMSNVCFVSLLPMVKEQKVLAEKDGETQQRWCNTCQIHFTGDLIKHRRTQEHKLAKRSLRPFCTVCSRHFKTPRKFVEHMKSPEHKQKAKEVRLGEKELGSPEDSEELITVDAVGCFEDDDDEEEEEEGGAGEEEDLDVVLIENEDSAAKQTGLKEVSMEDYEGSEKYCPDTAYGLDFLVPVAGYLCRLCHKFYHSDSAARLAHCKSLMHFENFQRYKAARHRATAAYPEAPLHSQGSSSQLLDDPKQPPATTADTSKKVNDDHGIDKEGTELSALQEQALMPPEGKGELATSVAEGKSLASVTDDVCGIMVAEEENLQEESKSATASADCPLPEENRTVGELLGHTVCKEEEANAARQKEGTNDCQDPGSGVGLGQNEAVNTGQEAAAEPSSLAKGETAGLTSAGCRRSTRRKPR; encoded by the exons ATGTTCAACCAGCAGCagttccagcagcagctgctgcagctccagcacctcctccagcaacagcagcagcagcaccaccaccccccgGCGCAGCAGGGAGGCCG GGGTTTGCCACCACCGCAACAGCAACAGATGCTGAGCTTACGGGCAACAAATCAACCATCGCTGCTCAATGCCAATCCTATGCTTCAGCGGGCCTTACTCATGCAGCAGATGCAAG GAAACCTGCGTGGATTTAACATGACAGCGCCAGCGCTGCAGCAGTTTTTCCCTCAGGCTACAAGACATTCCCTCCTGGGGCCACCACCTGTTGGGGTGTCCTTAAAGCCGACTCGGCTGGGCTTCCCCAGCCTTCCCTTCCAGCGGCAGAACCGGACCTTTCGCAAG GACTTCCAGAGGGTCCCTGACAGGAAGCGGGAACTAGATCCTGGTTCTTCATCTCAGACACAAGGTGATGAGAAAATGGAAATCCCGGAGGTAGTGCAAGCAGGGTCAGAGCAGAACAACTCCTCACCATCCACAG AGCCAAGAACTCCAACAGAATCTGTGTTGAACATTGAGCCTGCAGCAAAAAGACTGAAGAG TGTGACCGAGGAGTCCGCATTAGAGGATGCCACAGACAGCAAGGAAGTAGGGGAGTCAAGCACCTGTGTCCAAGCTGATG GTCCAGACAATGCAAAGGAGTACACAGCTGAAGATCTCTCTAAAGAGAGGAAATTCTCTGAGGAACCAAAGGCTCCTGAG GTGTTGAGCTCTGGAGGTTCGCTGAAAGTGACTATCCAGCAGAGCAGTGAGAGCAGAGCTATCAGTACAACAGCTCTGAAACCAGGGCACTGGACGTGTGAGGTGGGCACAGCTGATCCCAACCCTGAATCGGTCCTTAAATTCTACTGTTATATCTGCAAGACCaactgctgcagtcagcag AATTTCCAATCCCACATGGCTGGAATTCAGCACCAGCAGCGACTTGGGGAGATTCAGCACATGAgcaatgtttgttttgtttcactgcTGCCCATGGTGAAGGAGCAGAAGGTGCTAGCAGAAAAAGATGG AGAGACCCAGCAACGATGGTGTAACACTTGTCAGATACACTTCACAGGGGATCTAATCAAACATCGCAGGACCCAAGAACACAAG CTGGCCAAACGCTCACTTCGTCCTTTCTGCACTGTCTGCAGCCGCCACTTCAAGACCCCTCGCAAGTTCGTGGAGCATATGAAGTCCCCTGAGCACAAACAGAAAGCCAAAGAG GTGAGGCTAGGAGAGAAGGAGTTGGGCAGCCCAGAAGATTCAGAGGAGTTGATCACAGTGGATGCTGTTGGCTGttttgaagatgatgatgatgaagaggaggaggaggaggggggagctGGTGAGGAGGAAGACCTTGATGTAGTGCTGATAGAGAATGAGGATTCTGCTGCCAAGCAG ACTGGGCTGAAGGAAGTGTCTATGGAGGATTACGAAGGAAGCGAGAAGTATTGTCCAGACACAGCCTATG GCCTGGATTTTCTGGTCCCCGTCGCAGGTTACCTCTGCAGGCTGTGTCACAAATTCTACCATAGCGACTCTGCTGCCCGGCTCGCACACTGCAAGTCCCTGATGCATTTTGAGAACTTTCAG AGATACAAGGCAGCGAGGCATCGTGCCACAGCTGCCTACCCCGAGGCTCCTTTGCATTCCCAGGGCTCCAGCTCCCAATTGCTGGATGATCCGAAACAGCCTCCTGCTACAACAGCAGATACCAGCAAGAAGGTGAATGATGATCATGGGATAGACAAGGAGGGTACAGAGCTGTCAGCCCTGCAAGAACAAGCTTTGATGCCTCCAGAGGGTAAGGGTGAGCTGGCCACCTCTGTAGCAGAGGGCAAAAGCCTAGCCAGCGTGACTGACGATGTATGTGGAATCATGgttgcagaagaagaaaatctacAGGAAGAGAGCAAGTCCGCTACCGCTAGTGCCGACTGCCCACTCCCTGAAGAGAACCGCACTGTAGGGGAGTTGTTGGGACACACTGTGTGTAAGGAGGAGGAAGCCAATGCAGCCAGGCAAAAGGAAGGCACAAATGACTGCCAGGATCCAGGGAGCGGAGTGGGTTTAGGACAGAATGAGGCAGTAAACACAggccaggaggcagcagcagagccttcCTCCCTAGCCAAAGGTGAGACAGCCGGTCTTACCTCTGCTGGGTGCAGACGCTCTACGAGGCGCAAACCCAGATAG
- the CIZ1 gene encoding cip1-interacting zinc finger protein isoform X2 gives MFNQQQFQQQLLQLQHLLQQQQQQHHHPPAQQGGRGLPPPQQQQMLSLRATNQPSLLNANPMLQRALLMQQMQGNLRGFNMTAPALQQFFPQATRHSLLGPPPVGVSLKPTRLGFPSLPFQRQNRTFRKDFQRVPDRKRELDPGSSSQTQGDEKMEIPEVVQAGSEQNNSSPSTEPRTPTESVLNIEPAAKRLKSVTEESALEDATDSKEVGESSTCVQADGPDNAKEYTAEDLSKERKFSEEPKAPEVLSSGGSLKVTIQQSSESRAISTTALKPGHWTCEVGTADPNPESVLKFYCYICKTNCCSQQNFQSHMAGIQHQQRLGEIQHMSNVCFVSLLPMVKEQKVLAEKDGETQQRWCNTCQIHFTGDLIKHRRTQEHKLAKRSLRPFCTVCSRHFKTPRKFVEHMKSPEHKQKAKEVRLGEKELGSPEDSEELITVDAVGCFEDDDDEEEEEEGGAGEEEDLDVVLIENEDSAAKQTGLKEVSMEDYEGSEKYCPDTAYGLDFLVPVAGYLCRLCHKFYHSDSAARLAHCKSLMHFENFQGSSSQLLDDPKQPPATTADTSKKVNDDHGIDKEGTELSALQEQALMPPEGKGELATSVAEGKSLASVTDDVCGIMVAEEENLQEESKSATASADCPLPEENRTVGELLGHTVCKEEEANAARQKEGTNDCQDPGSGVGLGQNEAVNTGQEAAAEPSSLAKGETAGLTSAGCRRSTRRKPR, from the exons ATGTTCAACCAGCAGCagttccagcagcagctgctgcagctccagcacctcctccagcaacagcagcagcagcaccaccaccccccgGCGCAGCAGGGAGGCCG GGGTTTGCCACCACCGCAACAGCAACAGATGCTGAGCTTACGGGCAACAAATCAACCATCGCTGCTCAATGCCAATCCTATGCTTCAGCGGGCCTTACTCATGCAGCAGATGCAAG GAAACCTGCGTGGATTTAACATGACAGCGCCAGCGCTGCAGCAGTTTTTCCCTCAGGCTACAAGACATTCCCTCCTGGGGCCACCACCTGTTGGGGTGTCCTTAAAGCCGACTCGGCTGGGCTTCCCCAGCCTTCCCTTCCAGCGGCAGAACCGGACCTTTCGCAAG GACTTCCAGAGGGTCCCTGACAGGAAGCGGGAACTAGATCCTGGTTCTTCATCTCAGACACAAGGTGATGAGAAAATGGAAATCCCGGAGGTAGTGCAAGCAGGGTCAGAGCAGAACAACTCCTCACCATCCACAG AGCCAAGAACTCCAACAGAATCTGTGTTGAACATTGAGCCTGCAGCAAAAAGACTGAAGAG TGTGACCGAGGAGTCCGCATTAGAGGATGCCACAGACAGCAAGGAAGTAGGGGAGTCAAGCACCTGTGTCCAAGCTGATG GTCCAGACAATGCAAAGGAGTACACAGCTGAAGATCTCTCTAAAGAGAGGAAATTCTCTGAGGAACCAAAGGCTCCTGAG GTGTTGAGCTCTGGAGGTTCGCTGAAAGTGACTATCCAGCAGAGCAGTGAGAGCAGAGCTATCAGTACAACAGCTCTGAAACCAGGGCACTGGACGTGTGAGGTGGGCACAGCTGATCCCAACCCTGAATCGGTCCTTAAATTCTACTGTTATATCTGCAAGACCaactgctgcagtcagcag AATTTCCAATCCCACATGGCTGGAATTCAGCACCAGCAGCGACTTGGGGAGATTCAGCACATGAgcaatgtttgttttgtttcactgcTGCCCATGGTGAAGGAGCAGAAGGTGCTAGCAGAAAAAGATGG AGAGACCCAGCAACGATGGTGTAACACTTGTCAGATACACTTCACAGGGGATCTAATCAAACATCGCAGGACCCAAGAACACAAG CTGGCCAAACGCTCACTTCGTCCTTTCTGCACTGTCTGCAGCCGCCACTTCAAGACCCCTCGCAAGTTCGTGGAGCATATGAAGTCCCCTGAGCACAAACAGAAAGCCAAAGAG GTGAGGCTAGGAGAGAAGGAGTTGGGCAGCCCAGAAGATTCAGAGGAGTTGATCACAGTGGATGCTGTTGGCTGttttgaagatgatgatgatgaagaggaggaggaggaggggggagctGGTGAGGAGGAAGACCTTGATGTAGTGCTGATAGAGAATGAGGATTCTGCTGCCAAGCAG ACTGGGCTGAAGGAAGTGTCTATGGAGGATTACGAAGGAAGCGAGAAGTATTGTCCAGACACAGCCTATG GCCTGGATTTTCTGGTCCCCGTCGCAGGTTACCTCTGCAGGCTGTGTCACAAATTCTACCATAGCGACTCTGCTGCCCGGCTCGCACACTGCAAGTCCCTGATGCATTTTGAGAACTTTCAG GGCTCCAGCTCCCAATTGCTGGATGATCCGAAACAGCCTCCTGCTACAACAGCAGATACCAGCAAGAAGGTGAATGATGATCATGGGATAGACAAGGAGGGTACAGAGCTGTCAGCCCTGCAAGAACAAGCTTTGATGCCTCCAGAGGGTAAGGGTGAGCTGGCCACCTCTGTAGCAGAGGGCAAAAGCCTAGCCAGCGTGACTGACGATGTATGTGGAATCATGgttgcagaagaagaaaatctacAGGAAGAGAGCAAGTCCGCTACCGCTAGTGCCGACTGCCCACTCCCTGAAGAGAACCGCACTGTAGGGGAGTTGTTGGGACACACTGTGTGTAAGGAGGAGGAAGCCAATGCAGCCAGGCAAAAGGAAGGCACAAATGACTGCCAGGATCCAGGGAGCGGAGTGGGTTTAGGACAGAATGAGGCAGTAAACACAggccaggaggcagcagcagagccttcCTCCCTAGCCAAAGGTGAGACAGCCGGTCTTACCTCTGCTGGGTGCAGACGCTCTACGAGGCGCAAACCCAGATAG
- the BBLN gene encoding bublin coiled-coil protein: MSGPNGEPHVAVGGAGGNEDEDEDGDSFGEEEYAAINSMLDQINSCLDHLEEKNDYLHACLKELLESNRQTRLEFQQQSEQQNMEADVQGSQPPV, translated from the exons ATGTCGGGGCCGAACGGGGAGCCGCACGTGGCGGTGGGCGGCGCCGGCGGCaacgaggacgaggacgaggacggGGACAGCTTCGGGGAGGAAG AATATGCAGCAATAAACTCCATGCTGGACCAGATCAACTCCTGCTTGGATcacctggaggaaaaaaatgattatCTACACGCCTGCTTGAAAGAACTGCTGGAGTCCAACCGCCAAACCCGCCTGGAGTTCCAGCAGCAAAGCGAGCAGCAGAACATGGAAGCTGATGTGCAGGGATCACAGCCTCCTGTCTAG
- the PTGES2 gene encoding prostaglandin E synthase 2, whose translation MAVAGRAWRAAALLPPWRLRAPRRDYGAAAAAAAAAAAAGGGGGGRLLLGAAFALGGGAGLYLAARHRLREHSAAELPAGSLQLTLYQYKTCPFCSKVRAFLDYHGLPYEIVEVNPIMRKEIKFSSYRKVPILLANAGSPVQLNDSSVIISAIKTYLISKRNSLEEIVSFYPPMKTVTDQGKEVFEYGNKYWLMLDEKETKRIYPVKEVRVEEMKWRKWADDWLVHLISPNVYRTPREALASFDYIVREGKFGTVEGFFAKYMGAFAMFFVSKRLKKRHHLQDNVREDLYEAVNEWVKAVGKHRLFMGGNQPNLADLAVYGVLRVMEGLEAFDDMMVHTKIQPWYQRMEEVIQNAEAAV comes from the exons ATGGCGGTTGCCGGCAGGGCCTGGCGGGCCGCCGCGCTGCTGCCGCCCTGGCGGCTGCGGGCCCCGCGCCGAGACTACGGCGCTGccgcggcagcagcggcggcggcagcagcagcaggaggcggcggcgggggccgcctGCTGCTGGGCGCTGCCTTCGCGCtgggcggcggcgccggcctCTACCTGGCGGCGCGGCACCGCCTGCGGGAACACTCGGCCGCTGAG ctgcctgcagggagcCTGCAGCTCACTCTCTACCAGTATAAAACGTGTCCTTTCTGCAGCAAAGTCCGAGCTTTTCTTGATTATCATGGACTGCCCTATGAAATTGTGGAAGTGAACCCGATAATGAGGAAAGAGATCAAATTTTCTTCCTACAGAAAGGTGCCTATCCTGCTAGCTAATGCTGGAAGCCCTGTG caatTGAACGACTCTTCGGTGATCATCAGTGCAATAAAGACCTATCTAATTTCCAA GAGGAATAGCTTAGAAGAGATCGTGTCCTTCTATCCTCCTATGAAAACTGTGACTGACCAAGGCAAGGAGGTATTTGAGTATGGGAATAAATACTGGCTCATGCTGGATGAGAAGGAGACAAAGCGAATCTATCCTGTCAAAGAAGTGAGAGT GGAAGAAATGAAGTGGAGAAAATGGGCAGACGATTGGCTTGTTCACCTCATCTCCCCCAACGTTTACCGTACCCCGAGAGAAGCCTTGGCATCTTTTGATTACATTGTCCGTGAGGGGAAGTTTGGCACCGTGGAAGGTTTCTTTGCCAAGTACATGGGGGCTTTTGCCATGTTCTTCGTTAGCAAGAGGCTGAAGAAAAG ACATCACCTTCAAGACAATGTCCGAGAAGACTTGTATGAAGCAGTTAATGAGTGGGTAAAAGCAGTTGGCAAACATCGACTGTTCATGGGTGGAAACCAGCCGAACCTTGCTGACTTG GCAGTGTATGGGGTCCTCCGAGTCATGGAAGGGCTAGAAGCCTTTGACGACATGATGGTTCACACCAAGATTCAGCCTTGGTACCAGCGCATGGAAGAAGTCATTCAAAACGCTGAAGCTGCAGTCTGA